GTGCAAGCCCTTTTGAGGCCCGGAGGTCGCTTTCCTGAAAAACGCTGCGTGCTTTCGAAGACAGGATACCCTCGAAAATCCTGCCGCGCGGCTTTGACATGGTCGCACGGGTGACGGGTATGGAAAGCAGCAGGATCGGCACAACGCCGACAAGTGATGTCACCCCAATCCTGCCGCCAATGTGGGGGTGCGCCCATGGCTACCCTTTGACAGCCCGCGCTTCCGGAGCAAAATCTCTTGCTTGAAAGCGATATCCCATGCCCCCTGTCAATATGCGAGAATTCCGATTGGCGTTGTCACGGCCTTTGAAGAGGCTGTCATCGGCAATATCGTTGGATGCCAGAAAATGGTCCGCCCAGAGTTGGGGTGGATAGAAACCATCCCGTGCCAGATGAAGCGTCATGCAGATGAATTCCTTGCGGCGCTCGGCAAGAAGTTCCTTCATCCGGGTTGCGGCCAGATGGTCCACATCAATCGCATATCTGAACATGCCTCGGGACACTTCGTCGGGCAATGGTGCGCATCCGATCAGGCAATCGACGGATCTCAGGATCCCCTCGCAGGAGATGACCCCGTAGCAGAGGCGATCAAAAAGGCTGTAGAATTCATGGGCCGTATCCGCAAGACCAAGGTCATCCTGTTTGCAGGCACATCGATGGACCAAGGTAGCTGCATTGGGATAAATGCACTCTCCGTCGCATGTGATGCTCGGGACAAGGTCAGCTTGGCTTCTCGTATCTGTGGATATCATGCATCACCGTCGGACTTGCGTAATCAACGTAAGGGATAAAAATATCAGGAACATTACAACTAATGCGTGTGTAGATGACACCGAAAATTGGGCCTTACGTGCAGTTATTGGGCATCCATGCAGGGATTTGACCGGATTCTGGCCCTAGGCTGACTTTCTGTCAGCGCGTGATCGATGGGGCGGGGTGGCGCATCTTGCGATCCCATCTCACCATGACATGTTTCAGGCGCAGGCTTGATTTTTGATCGCCACAGCGCAAGGTTTTCAAATGCCTTGCCGTTTCAGCAAGCCTCTTGTTGCTGCGGCCAGGGCTATTCCTGCACCGTGCCGCAAGGTTCGGTGGAAAGCCGAGGAGCATTTCCCATGAATGGCAAACCAGAATTCAATACGTCCCGCAGATCCTTCATGGGACTTGTGGCCGGGGGGCTGGCGACAGCCGCCGCGGTCCGTCCCGGACAGGCCCAAAAGATCGCCACAAAGGCGCGCATCGTCATCATCGGCGCGGGGGCGGCGGGCACATCATTGGCCAATCGGCTGGTCGAGCGGCTGGAGGGCGCGGATATCACCATTCTCGATCCCAGCGCCGAGCATCTGTATCAGCCGGGGCTGTCTCTGGTGGCCGCGGGGTTGAAACCGGCCTCATACACGCAGTCACAGACCGCCGACTGGTTGCCCGAGGGTGTCAGGCTGATCACGCTGGCCGCCGCGGCGGTAGACCCCCTGGCAAGAACCGTCGATCTGACGGATGGTCAGACGATCCCCTATGATTTCCTTGTTGTTGCCCCCGGTCTGGTTCTGGACCATGACGCGATCGAAGGGTTCTCGCTGGATCTGGTCGGCACTGGCGGCATCGGTGCGCTATATGCCGGTCCGCTTTACGCGGCCAGAACATGGGAGGCGGCGTCGAAATTCAGCGAAGAGGGTGGTGTCGGTGTGTTTACCCGCCCGGCGACCGAAATGAAATGCGCGGGCGCGCCGCTGAAACATACCTTTCTGATCGAGGATATCGCCACCCGGACCGCCGGGGCGGGCAAGCACAAGATGCATTATGCCGCGCATGACAACACGTTGTTCGGGGTGCCCATCGTTTCTGAAAAGGTCCGCATGCTGTTTCAGGATCGCGGGATCACGCCACATTACAGCCATGTTCTGAAGGCAGTGGACCCTGGGCGCAAGCTGGCCAGATTTGCCACGCCGCAGGGCGAGACCGAAATGGAATATGACTATCTGCATGTCATCCCACCCCAACGCGCCCCGGATTTCGTGCGCCAGTCGGGGCTGAGCTGGGCAAACAAATGGACCGATCAGGGCTGGGTCGAGGTCGACATGCAGAACCTGCGCCATTTGCGCTACCCGGAGATATTTGCCCTGGGAGATGTCGCCGGCGTGCCCAAGGGCAAGACGGCGGCCTCGGTGAAATGGCAGGTGCCGGTGGTCGAGGATCATCTGATTGCCGCCATCGAAGGGGGCGAGGGAACCGCCATCTATGATGGCTATACCTCATGTCCGTTGATCACGCGGGTCGGTCGGGCGATGCTGGTCGAATTCGACTATCACAACAATCTGACCCCGTCCTTCCCCGGTGTGATCGCGCCGCTGGAAGAGCTTTGGATCAGCTGGTTGATGAAAGAGGTGGCGCTGAAGGCCACCTATAACGCCATGCTGCGCGGCAAGGCCTGAGGAGGGATCATCATGGAACAACTGACACCCGAAACGATGATCGCCGTTTTTGAGGAGATTTTTGGCCGGACCTTGTTCTGGATCATGGTCGCCGCAGCGGTTCTTGTCACAATTGCCTATCTGTATGTTCTGATCCGGGATCGCTCGATGTCGATGCGAAAATTCCTGCTGGCACAATTGTCCATGCCATTCGGTGCCGTGGCTGCGGTGGTCTTTGTCATGGCGATGACGCATTCGCATCTGCGCGATATCGGTGGACCCATCGATGTGATCGTTCTGCTGGGGATAGCGGCGATGGGCGCGGTCGGTGCGGCCATTCTGGTTTATACCGTGCAGTCGCTGTTTCGTGGGGGAAAGCATTCGTGACGCGACATCGACATGCATGATTCCGTGATGACAGGGCAGGATGTGGCCGAATGCCAGCGAAAGGAATGATGTCCGAGTGAGCGACCAGAACACCCAGGGATTGCCGCTTGAAATTCCCCTTCAGGGGGAAGGGCGAAAGACAGGAGGACGAAGGTTTCGCAAGGCCTATCTGCTGGTTCTTCTGGTCCCGCTGTTGTTGTTCGCGGGTGCCGTGATCGGCATGTATTTCCAGCCGCCGGGCTTGCAGAAATTCTATGCGCTGACGGGATTGCAGCCCGGCGGGGGATCAAGCTCTCCGATTGCCCTGC
The sequence above is drawn from the Paracoccus seriniphilus genome and encodes:
- a CDS encoding NAD(P)/FAD-dependent oxidoreductase; protein product: MNGKPEFNTSRRSFMGLVAGGLATAAAVRPGQAQKIATKARIVIIGAGAAGTSLANRLVERLEGADITILDPSAEHLYQPGLSLVAAGLKPASYTQSQTADWLPEGVRLITLAAAAVDPLARTVDLTDGQTIPYDFLVVAPGLVLDHDAIEGFSLDLVGTGGIGALYAGPLYAARTWEAASKFSEEGGVGVFTRPATEMKCAGAPLKHTFLIEDIATRTAGAGKHKMHYAAHDNTLFGVPIVSEKVRMLFQDRGITPHYSHVLKAVDPGRKLARFATPQGETEMEYDYLHVIPPQRAPDFVRQSGLSWANKWTDQGWVEVDMQNLRHLRYPEIFALGDVAGVPKGKTAASVKWQVPVVEDHLIAAIEGGEGTAIYDGYTSCPLITRVGRAMLVEFDYHNNLTPSFPGVIAPLEELWISWLMKEVALKATYNAMLRGKA
- a CDS encoding DUF5368 domain-containing protein, whose translation is MEQLTPETMIAVFEEIFGRTLFWIMVAAAVLVTIAYLYVLIRDRSMSMRKFLLAQLSMPFGAVAAVVFVMAMTHSHLRDIGGPIDVIVLLGIAAMGAVGAAILVYTVQSLFRGGKHS